From the genome of Spirosomataceae bacterium TFI 002, one region includes:
- a CDS encoding DNA-binding response regulator, LytR/AlgR family: MLKVGIVEDELIIADSLRLILQKMGYEVDEPVASFREGLEMFENFKPDLVLLDINIKGEKDGVDLAWILKTQYNIPFIFLTANSDKATIERVKETEPPAFLVKPFDKDELYATIEICFSNFNKQLISQKGSLAKESIFVKDNNFFVRIRVADIIYLESSHVYVNIYLVNTKYVVRNSLSQLLELINSTMIQRVHRSYAVNFDHVSAINSDHIILNEHTIPLSKSYRDEILQKIKLS, translated from the coding sequence ATGCTTAAAGTTGGCATCGTAGAAGATGAACTGATAATTGCTGACAGCTTAAGACTCATATTGCAAAAAATGGGATATGAAGTAGACGAACCTGTAGCTTCTTTTCGCGAAGGTTTAGAAATGTTTGAAAACTTCAAACCTGATCTTGTTTTGCTTGATATCAATATCAAAGGAGAAAAAGACGGCGTAGACCTCGCTTGGATACTAAAAACTCAATACAATATTCCTTTCATATTTCTTACAGCAAATTCCGACAAAGCAACCATTGAGCGGGTGAAAGAAACTGAGCCTCCCGCATTCCTCGTAAAGCCTTTTGACAAGGATGAGCTATATGCAACCATTGAAATATGTTTTTCAAATTTCAACAAACAGTTAATAAGCCAAAAAGGGAGCCTTGCAAAAGAATCCATATTTGTAAAGGACAATAACTTTTTTGTAAGAATAAGAGTTGCCGACATTATTTACCTAGAAAGCTCCCATGTATATGTGAATATTTACCTCGTAAACACAAAGTATGTGGTAAGAAACTCCCTCAGTCAGCTTCTCGAACTTATTAACTCCACCATGATTCAAAGAGTGCACCGTAGCTATGCGGTCAACTTCGACCATGTTTCTGCCATCAATAGCGACCACATTATCTTGAATGAGCACACAATACCGCTTAGCAAAAGCTATCGAGATGAAATACTGCAAAAAATAAAACTAAGCTAA
- a CDS encoding LytTr DNA-binding domain-containing protein has product MKKKIPIGARRSVFLAEIKFFEAHDNYTMAHFTSGEKLLVATTLKKIQVRCSTQPNSLFRASRKVLLNLQYATYMPNSESFKIKETKEFIKISRRRQPHNPLRVQVHTVAQLG; this is encoded by the coding sequence ATGAAAAAAAAGATTCCGATAGGTGCAAGAAGGAGTGTTTTCCTTGCAGAGATTAAGTTTTTTGAAGCACATGATAATTACACTATGGCTCACTTTACGAGCGGTGAAAAACTTCTTGTAGCTACAACACTTAAAAAAATACAGGTTCGCTGTAGTACGCAACCAAACTCGCTTTTCAGAGCAAGTCGTAAAGTGTTACTTAACCTACAATACGCTACCTACATGCCCAATTCGGAATCTTTTAAAATCAAAGAAACCAAGGAGTTTATTAAAATTTCACGCAGAAGGCAACCACACAATCCCTTAAGGGTTCAAGTACACACTGTAGCACAATTAGGCTAA
- a CDS encoding PKD repeat-containing protein encodes MKKHFTSALYFKITLIIFLSFFISFAQAQRAINNLVSNENPKLQFGLSEIVTLSSTNQIINSVNVPNYSYISLKDNNTKIKVDILSQGDGNALYEELKSLQVEIVARHQNFITCWVEIKQIPNYLNKAPSIVTMRSSIKPQTNSGPVQSQGDVAQRSDLARALGFNGAGVKVGVLSDSYNNLNGASAGVSTGELPGTTNPNGFTTPITVLADMTNGGSDEGRAMLEIIHDVAPGAQLYYYTAFNGQAGFADGIRALADAGCKVIVDDVGYFAEPYFQDGIIAQAVDYAVNVKGASYFSSAANSSDQSYEAPYQASTFQPFGDGQTAHNFGTAANPIYYLPVNGSTRPITFQWDEPYISAGNGSPGSASDLNIYICSYNSTTMEYTVVSQSITNNIGSDPIETFGFANINLANKYILITKKSGPDPTRLKVVGHRGLTWTLTPPTIAGIRAGTCVGHSNAAGAIACGAASYDKTPAFGVPIPEIESYSSRGGTLIMFSPSGVRLASPVDRMKPEFTAPDNANTSFFIPGYDYEPDGIPNFSGTSAAAPHAAGVAALMYEANPSITQNTVRTELINSCVDMDDPNTPGFDIGFDYRTGAGLIRADLAVMAVTNPDCPPIVVTITGSTTFCEGDSVILNANTGTNFTFQWKKDGVAISGATNAQYTAKTSGNFTVDITRLSCTLTSVSIPVVVNLKIIPTVASYSVCQNAAVPSGEGLKVPISNTNSVDGSIVSGPTYVRGQGNNTTTYNPSGPRYYSTNTFIAPASGDVTFTITEASLSPGITNDSYLTLYQSPFNPASPATNFLRGDDDGGVSLLSSLTHTLTAGQNYVLVVSTFSAGAVGTYTLQASSAGFPNGTNNWYTVPTGGSSIFTGEVFNPVGLAGSGIPNTSTIGSTNFYVENQLFPDCRTATTFTIGSVGGSVSSDATFCSSSNSGTLTLSGHAGTILRWESSTDNFLTSIPISNTTTTLNYANIPQTTKYRAVIKNGSCASANSSLATISITSVTAGSNSPVNVGGTINLTATAIGGNTYSWAGPNAFISGSQNPNIASANLGMAGVYTVSVASMNGSCTATATTNVVINTVACSPPTNAMASSNSPVNVGAAINLSSSSTGGTSQMWTGPNSFTSNAQNPTIPSATLAMAGIYTVTITSSGTCTATATTSVIVNTPCSPPTSSMASSNSPVNVGAAINLSSSSTGGTSQMWTGPNSFTSNAQNPTIPSATLAMAGIYTVTITSSGTCTATATTEVIVNVPACTASISGDDNLTCSLLSVTRIASGGISYSWSNGLGNNPTATINTPGTYTVTITTANSCTASATTEVTQNISPPTPNIAGTENLNCVSTSVTRTASGGISYSWSNGLGNNAMATISNPGTYTVTVTAANGCSATANTVVSRNISPPTPSILGSENLSCANTSVTRTATGGSSYSWSNGLGNNALATISNPGTYTVTVTAANGCTATATTEVTSSGIIFTGIITSQPESSTICQGNHTAFSTIVSGSGIAYQWQVNNGTGFVDVIADAVFSNVTSPTLDLTFPSVALNGQQFRCKLSQSGCTRYSDPAILTVQISGEAITIVNVSPINSNMTQQAVSYIVALNKINSPANVNFMAGNAIELKPGFEAKTGSVFSAKIQSACNSSAALQTENSNIPLEIVK; translated from the coding sequence ATGAAAAAACACTTTACCTCCGCATTGTACTTTAAAATAACGCTTATAATTTTCTTGAGCTTTTTCATTTCATTTGCTCAAGCTCAACGAGCTATTAATAATCTTGTCTCAAATGAAAACCCAAAACTTCAGTTTGGATTATCGGAAATCGTAACACTTTCTAGTACCAATCAAATTATAAACAGTGTTAATGTCCCAAATTATAGCTACATCTCGCTAAAAGACAATAACACAAAAATTAAAGTAGATATACTGTCACAAGGGGATGGAAATGCACTTTATGAAGAACTTAAAAGCCTGCAAGTTGAAATAGTTGCTAGGCATCAAAACTTCATTACTTGCTGGGTGGAGATAAAACAAATCCCTAATTATCTAAACAAGGCTCCTAGCATAGTTACAATGCGGAGTTCAATAAAACCGCAAACTAACTCAGGGCCTGTTCAATCTCAGGGTGATGTTGCTCAGCGATCAGACTTAGCTCGTGCTTTGGGCTTCAATGGAGCTGGTGTTAAAGTTGGTGTACTATCAGATAGTTACAACAACCTCAATGGGGCATCTGCAGGTGTTTCTACAGGCGAATTACCGGGAACGACCAACCCAAATGGATTTACTACACCAATAACAGTTTTGGCTGATATGACTAACGGAGGAAGCGATGAAGGCAGAGCCATGCTAGAAATCATTCATGATGTTGCTCCTGGAGCACAATTGTACTATTACACCGCTTTCAATGGACAAGCCGGATTTGCCGATGGTATTCGTGCTTTAGCTGACGCAGGTTGTAAAGTAATTGTTGATGATGTTGGATATTTTGCCGAACCATATTTCCAAGATGGAATTATTGCTCAAGCGGTTGATTACGCAGTAAATGTAAAAGGTGCAAGTTACTTTTCATCAGCAGCCAATTCCAGTGATCAATCTTACGAAGCCCCTTACCAGGCCTCTACATTCCAACCATTTGGCGATGGGCAAACAGCACATAACTTTGGTACAGCAGCAAATCCCATTTATTATTTACCTGTCAACGGGTCAACCAGACCTATAACTTTTCAATGGGACGAACCTTATATTTCTGCTGGAAATGGTTCTCCAGGATCAGCTTCTGATTTAAACATTTATATCTGTAGTTATAATAGTACTACTATGGAGTATACGGTTGTAAGCCAATCTATAACGAACAATATTGGCAGTGACCCTATTGAAACCTTTGGCTTTGCAAACATCAATTTGGCCAACAAATATATTCTAATTACTAAGAAATCCGGCCCCGACCCCACAAGGTTAAAAGTAGTGGGACATCGAGGACTTACCTGGACACTTACCCCTCCTACAATAGCAGGAATAAGGGCAGGGACCTGCGTTGGACACTCTAATGCGGCGGGTGCTATAGCTTGCGGTGCAGCGAGCTATGACAAAACTCCAGCATTTGGTGTTCCAATACCAGAAATAGAATCATATTCCTCCAGAGGCGGTACACTCATTATGTTCTCTCCTTCGGGTGTTAGGCTTGCAAGTCCCGTGGATAGAATGAAACCAGAGTTCACTGCTCCTGACAATGCAAATACGTCTTTCTTTATTCCTGGCTATGACTATGAGCCAGATGGAATACCCAATTTTAGTGGAACTTCAGCAGCAGCTCCCCATGCAGCTGGAGTAGCTGCATTGATGTATGAAGCAAACCCCTCAATAACTCAAAACACTGTACGAACTGAATTAATCAATTCTTGTGTAGATATGGATGACCCAAATACACCAGGGTTCGACATAGGATTTGACTATCGTACAGGTGCAGGGCTAATAAGAGCAGACTTGGCAGTCATGGCAGTTACAAACCCTGATTGTCCACCAATTGTGGTCACAATAACAGGCTCTACAACTTTCTGTGAAGGTGATTCGGTAATTTTGAATGCTAATACAGGTACCAACTTTACATTTCAATGGAAAAAAGATGGAGTAGCAATTAGTGGTGCCACTAATGCTCAATACACTGCCAAAACTTCAGGAAACTTTACAGTGGACATCACTAGACTATCCTGTACTTTGACATCAGTTTCAATACCAGTTGTTGTAAACCTCAAAATTATACCTACAGTTGCATCTTATAGCGTCTGTCAAAATGCAGCTGTACCCAGTGGTGAAGGTTTAAAAGTTCCCATTTCAAATACAAATAGTGTTGATGGCTCTATCGTTAGTGGACCTACATATGTAAGAGGGCAAGGAAATAATACGACAACTTACAATCCATCTGGTCCGAGATATTATTCAACTAATACCTTTATCGCACCCGCCTCTGGCGATGTAACTTTTACAATAACAGAGGCATCCCTTAGCCCAGGAATTACTAATGATTCATATTTAACATTATACCAATCCCCTTTTAATCCTGCCTCTCCGGCTACTAATTTTTTGAGGGGCGATGATGATGGCGGAGTAAGTTTACTTTCTAGTCTCACCCATACATTAACAGCTGGTCAAAATTATGTTTTGGTAGTTAGTACATTTTCAGCTGGGGCTGTTGGTACATACACATTACAAGCCTCTTCGGCTGGTTTTCCAAATGGAACTAATAATTGGTATACAGTCCCTACTGGTGGCTCATCTATATTTACAGGAGAAGTTTTTAACCCTGTTGGTCTAGCAGGTTCAGGTATTCCTAATACCTCAACAATAGGCTCAACTAACTTTTATGTTGAAAACCAACTCTTTCCTGATTGCCGTACAGCCACTACTTTCACCATAGGCTCTGTAGGTGGAAGCGTAAGTTCCGACGCTACTTTTTGTAGTAGTTCAAATTCAGGTACCTTAACATTAAGTGGACATGCGGGTACCATATTACGCTGGGAATCTTCAACTGATAATTTTCTTACATCAATTCCTATTTCTAATACCACCACTACACTTAATTATGCCAACATTCCACAAACCACAAAATACCGTGCAGTTATAAAGAATGGATCTTGTGCATCGGCAAATTCATCACTAGCAACTATTTCAATAACTTCGGTCACCGCAGGAAGTAACTCACCAGTTAATGTGGGTGGAACTATAAACTTAACCGCTACTGCAATAGGAGGAAATACTTATTCATGGGCTGGACCGAATGCTTTCATATCAGGTTCTCAAAACCCCAATATAGCTTCGGCAAACTTGGGCATGGCAGGAGTTTATACCGTGAGTGTAGCTTCTATGAATGGATCATGCACAGCTACTGCTACAACTAATGTAGTGATAAATACGGTAGCCTGTTCTCCTCCAACAAACGCAATGGCAAGTAGCAATTCACCCGTAAATGTAGGAGCAGCAATTAACTTAAGCTCGTCATCCACAGGTGGAACAAGTCAAATGTGGACTGGACCAAATAGCTTTACTTCAAATGCTCAAAACCCAACAATACCATCCGCAACGCTAGCAATGGCTGGAATTTATACTGTTACTATTACCTCTAGCGGCACATGCACGGCTACTGCTACGACCAGTGTAATTGTAAATACCCCTTGTTCTCCGCCCACGAGTTCAATGGCAAGTAGCAATTCACCCGTTAATGTAGGAGCAGCAATTAACTTAAGCTCGTCATCCACGGGAGGAACAAGTCAAATGTGGACTGGGCCAAATAGCTTTACCTCAAATGCTCAAAACCCAACAATACCATCCGCAACACTAGCAATGGCTGGAATTTATACCGTTACCATTACCTCTAGTGGTACATGCACGGCTACTGCCACAACAGAAGTTATTGTAAATGTGCCAGCATGCACAGCTAGTATTTCGGGAGATGACAACTTAACTTGTTCTTTATTGTCAGTCACGAGAATAGCTTCGGGAGGTATTTCTTATTCTTGGTCAAATGGATTGGGCAACAACCCTACTGCCACCATTAATACCCCTGGAACTTATACAGTTACAATTACTACTGCAAATAGTTGTACTGCATCGGCTACAACTGAAGTAACGCAAAATATCAGTCCACCAACGCCAAATATCGCAGGCACAGAAAATCTTAATTGTGTTTCTACTTCTGTCACTCGAACTGCATCAGGTGGTATTTCTTATTCTTGGTCAAATGGCCTTGGAAATAATGCTATGGCAACCATTTCTAACCCTGGAACATATACCGTAACAGTTACTGCTGCAAATGGTTGTTCCGCTACAGCAAATACTGTTGTAAGTCGAAATATAAGCCCTCCTACCCCGAGTATTTTAGGGTCCGAAAATCTTAGCTGTGCCAATACCTCTGTCACGAGAACTGCAACGGGAGGTTCTTCATACTCATGGTCAAATGGTCTTGGAAATAATGCTTTGGCAACCATTTCTAATCCCGGAACTTATACGGTTACCGTTACGGCTGCAAATGGCTGTACCGCTACGGCTACTACTGAGGTTACATCTTCCGGCATTATTTTCACAGGCATCATTACCTCACAACCTGAGTCAAGCACTATTTGTCAAGGAAATCACACTGCTTTTAGCACCATAGTCAGCGGATCTGGTATTGCATATCAATGGCAAGTAAACAATGGAACAGGCTTTGTGGACGTAATTGCAGATGCGGTCTTCAGTAATGTAACTAGCCCTACTT
- a CDS encoding cytochrome c oxidase subunit 3, producing MSNSLTRRREPLSFMLYLGILGSVILFAFIIFVFVRKELGQNEIPIKIPLSFWFSSIAILLSSFTLMKAKEYLSIEKFPEFRWMIAASYFLGLLFLLLQLLGWSTLLASGITLANSTGGSFTYILSGLHIFHTLGGVIALTFLVHEALRKTSYVDSYVFSVNPPNQLKIKLISIYWHFLDILWLLIFLFLLYHATQN from the coding sequence ATGTCTAACTCACTTACCAGAAGACGCGAACCACTATCCTTTATGCTCTATTTGGGCATTTTGGGTTCAGTAATACTTTTCGCATTTATAATTTTTGTTTTTGTTCGAAAAGAATTGGGACAAAATGAAATTCCGATTAAAATCCCTCTATCCTTTTGGTTCAGCTCAATTGCAATTTTGCTTAGTAGCTTCACACTGATGAAAGCCAAGGAATATTTAAGCATTGAAAAATTCCCTGAGTTCCGCTGGATGATTGCCGCAAGCTATTTCCTTGGTCTATTATTTTTATTACTTCAACTCTTGGGCTGGTCAACCTTATTGGCAAGTGGAATAACCTTAGCTAATAGTACAGGAGGTTCTTTTACTTACATTTTATCTGGCCTACATATATTTCACACGCTAGGCGGTGTTATTGCTCTTACATTTTTGGTACATGAGGCTTTAAGAAAAACCTCATATGTAGACTCTTATGTCTTCAGTGTAAATCCGCCAAATCAACTAAAAATCAAGCTTATCTCTATTTATTGGCATTTCCTTGACATACTTTGGTTGCTTATTTTCTTGTTTTTGCTTTACCATGCTACGCAAAACTAA